The following proteins are encoded in a genomic region of Coffea eugenioides isolate CCC68of chromosome 6, Ceug_1.0, whole genome shotgun sequence:
- the LOC113774169 gene encoding uncharacterized protein LOC113774169: MRIWGCNDSGPVVNLKKEFTAPNKRWNPLHAMSSFGLEDQPFRSSHKETMIASAFDTCHHLIIYMTAHNVIPKKSGHGKEVIAQDVHDAVLSFFCGAELPRFVTSTSLVLIPKVSNPQDFSQFRPISLYNFFNKLLSRILADRLAGILPKHISPQQIGFVKGRNITKNYLLAQEVVSGIGKKVRGGNFVLKLDCLKLMTGYHGCISLESYETGFLGILTSIWVPPVTHLAFADDVLIFANGSASSLKDIMQVLEGYQQCSSQLINVQKSGCKSSYFGEVCQAILQRILSWKSKLLSSGGKIVLIKHVLSAIPVHLLSAAVLPRSVFGILEKACSNFLWGSSPDETKLHWIKWSQLCYPVKEGRVGFRRLEDVYTAFSCKLWWSFRTGTSVWAEFLRAKYCRGIHPCQAQLTLTASPV; the protein is encoded by the exons ATGCGTATTTGGGGATGCAATGATTCTGGGCCGGTTGTCAACTTGAAGAAAGAATTCACTGCCCCCAATAAGAGATGGAATCCCTTACATGCCATGTCTTCATTTGGTCTCGAGGACCAACCTTTCCGCTCCTCTCACAAAGAGACGATGATTGCTAGTGCTTTTGACACTTGTCATCACCTTATTATCTACATGACGGCGCACAATGTGATTCCAAAGAAGAGTGGCCACGGGAAG GAGGTTATTGCTCAAGACGTCCATGATGCGGTACTAAGCTTCTTTTGTGGGGCAGAACTGCCTCGTTTTGTCACTTCTACCTCGCTTGTGTTGATTCCTAAGGTATCGAATCCTCAGGATTTCTCTCAGTTTAGACCGATTAGCCTGTACAATTTTTTCAACAAGTTGTTATCTAGAATTTTGGCTGATCGATTGGCTGGCATCTTGCCAAAGCATATCTCCCCCCAGCAGATAGGTTTTGTTAAGGGCCGCAATATAACAAAGAATTATTTGCTTGCTCAGGAAGTGGTATCGGGTATTGGTAAAAAAGTTAGGGGTGGAAACTTCGTCCTGAAGCTAGACTGTCTAAAGCTTATGACAGGGTATCATGGTTGCATATCATTGGAGTCCTATGAAA CCGGGTTTCTTGGGATTCTGACTTCCATATGGGTGCCCCCGGTAACTCATTTGGCATTCGCGGATGATGTTCTTATATTTGCGAATGGGTCCGCCTCCTCCTTAAAGGACATCATGCAGGTGCTGGAAGGATATCAACAGTGTTCGAGTCAGCTGATAAATGTTCAAAAAAGTGG GTGTAAGTCGTCGTACTTTGGGGAGGTGTGTCAGGCAATTCTGCAGCGGATTTTGTCGTGGAAATCAAAGCTATTGTCTTCAGGAGGTAAGATAGTTCTAATCAAGCATGTGTTGTCAGCGATACCAGTCCATTTACTATCGGCTGCTGTGCTTCCTCGCTCAGTGTTCGGCATTCTAGAGAAGGCCTGCTCAAATTTCTTATGGGGTTCATCGCCTGACGAAACAAAGCTTCATTGGATCAAGTGGTCTCAGTTGTGTTACCCTGTTAAGGAGGGCAGGGTGGGGTTTCGGAGGCTTGAAGACGTCTATACAGCCTTCTCTTGTAAATTATGGTGGAGCTTTCGAACAGGGACGTCAGTATGGGCTGAGTTCTTGCGTGCAAAATATTGCAGAGGAATTCACCCCTGTCAAGCACAATTGACGCTGACTGCTTCGCCGGTTTGA